The genomic interval GCGACACCATCACCGAGGACAAGCGCCAGACCACGCAGATGCTCGCGGGCTTCAAGGAGGTTCAGGCGGTCGTGTTCTGCGGTCTGTTCCCCGTGGACGCCGCCGATTTCGAGTCGCTCCGCGGTGCCATGGGCAAGCTGCGGCTCAACGACGCCAGCTTCTCCTACGAGATGGAGACCTCGGCCGCGCTCGGCTTCGGCTTCCGCTGCGGCTTCCTCGGCCTGCTCCACCTCGAGATCATCCAGGAGCGGCTGGAGCGCGAGTTCAACCTCGACCTGATCTCGACCGCGCCGTCGGTCGTCTACCGCCTGCTGATGCGCGACGGCGAGCACAAGGAGCTGCACAACCCGGCCGACATGCCCGACCCGATGAAGATCGAGACGGTCGAGGAGCCGTGGATCCGCGCCACGATCCTCACGCCCGACGAGTATCTCGGCGGCGTGCTGAAACTGTGCCAGGACCGGCGCGGGGTCCAGATCGACCTGAACTACGTCGGCAAGCGGGCCATGGTCGTCTACGACCTGCCGCTCAACGAGGTGGTGTTCGATTTCTACGACCGGCTGAAGTCGATCTCGAAGGGCTACGCCTCGTTCGACTACCACGTCTCGGATTACCGCGAAGGCGACCTCGTGAAGATGTCGATCCTGGTCAACGCCGAGCCGGTCGATGCGCTCTCGATGCTCGTCCACCGCACCCGCGCCGAGTCGCGCGGCCGGGCGATGTGCGAGAAGCTGAAGGACCTGATCCCGCGTCACCTGTTCCAGATCCCGGTCCAGGCGGCCATCGGCGGTAAGATCATCGCCCGCGAGACCATCCGGGCGCTGTCCAAGGACGTGACCGCCAAGTGCTACGGCGGCGACATCTCGCGCAAGCGCAAGCTTCTGGACAAGCAGAAGGAAGGCAAGAAGCGCATGCGCCAGTTCGGCCGCGTGGAGATCCCGCAGGAAGCCTTCATCGCCGCGCTGAAGATGGACGATTGAGAACTGGTTCAACGGAGTTGCTTGGCAATCTCGGCGCTCCTCATGCTGAGGCGCCGAGCGGAAGCTCGGCATGAGAGCGTCACAGAAGTCGGAGAAGGCACTGGCAAGGCCGCGGCGACGAAGCCGCACGAGCAACAATCGAAAAAAATCCCTCCCGCGTGTCGAATCGGCGTCCTTCTTTCATTTGTAAGAAACCGGTCGCGTCATACCCCCGTCAAGCCGCCACGGTAACGGCGTAATTCGGGAGCTTCGGTTGCGCGCAAGCGAAAGCCGAATCATCCGGCATGCGGCGCGCCGTTCGGTGGCATCGAGGCGCCGGGTCGAAACGGGATCAAGACGCAAATGGGCGGGGCGCACGAGGAAGATCTGACGCCGCGGGCGGTGCGGCTGCGGACGCAGTTGCTCGTTGCCTGCGTGCTGGGGGCCGGCGCGGCCGCCGCCCTCTGGTACGGCCGCCCGAAGGAAGTCGATGCCGCCGTGCCGATGCCGGCCGCCGTGACGGCCGCCGCACCGGGGCGCTTCGTGCTCACCGAGAGCCAACTTGCCACCGTCACCACCGTGGCGGTCGAGCAGCGGCTGTTCTACGAGGACATCGCCACAGAGGGGAAGATCAGCGTCGACGAGTAC from Methylobacterium sp. AMS5 carries:
- the lepA gene encoding translation elongation factor 4, translating into MTTRTIDNIRNFSIVAHIDHGKSTLADRLIQTTGTVALRDMSEQMLDSMDIEKERGITIKAQTVRLEYRAEDGKDYILNLMDTPGHVDFAYEVSRSLAACEGSLLVVDASQGVEAQTLANVYQALDANHEIVPVLNKVDLPAAEPDRVKEQIEEVIGLDASQAVPISAKTGLNIEAVLEAIVTRLPAPKGDREAPLKALLVDSWYDVYLGVVVLVRIVDGVLKKGMTIRMMGADAAYGVDRIGVFRPKMADIGELGPGEVGFFTGSIKEVADTRVGDTITEDKRQTTQMLAGFKEVQAVVFCGLFPVDAADFESLRGAMGKLRLNDASFSYEMETSAALGFGFRCGFLGLLHLEIIQERLEREFNLDLISTAPSVVYRLLMRDGEHKELHNPADMPDPMKIETVEEPWIRATILTPDEYLGGVLKLCQDRRGVQIDLNYVGKRAMVVYDLPLNEVVFDFYDRLKSISKGYASFDYHVSDYREGDLVKMSILVNAEPVDALSMLVHRTRAESRGRAMCEKLKDLIPRHLFQIPVQAAIGGKIIARETIRALSKDVTAKCYGGDISRKRKLLDKQKEGKKRMRQFGRVEIPQEAFIAALKMDD